One window from the genome of Desulfuribacillus alkaliarsenatis encodes:
- the rplE gene encoding 50S ribosomal protein L5 produces the protein MARLRDKYKNEVVPAIMEKFGYSSVMQAPRLEKVVLNIGLGEAVQNPKVLDTAVQEMSLIAGQKPVVTKAKKSIAGFKIREGMPIGCKVTLRGQRMFEFLDKLFNVALPRVRDFRGVPKKGFDGRGNYTLGIKEQLIFPEIEYDKVDKVRGMDIVIVTTANTDEEGRELLSLMGMPFVK, from the coding sequence GTGGCAAGATTAAGAGATAAATATAAAAATGAAGTAGTACCAGCAATCATGGAGAAGTTTGGATATAGCAGCGTTATGCAGGCGCCACGTTTAGAGAAGGTTGTATTAAACATCGGCCTTGGCGAAGCAGTGCAAAATCCTAAAGTATTAGACACAGCCGTTCAAGAGATGTCCCTTATCGCAGGACAAAAACCAGTTGTAACTAAAGCTAAGAAATCAATCGCTGGTTTTAAAATCCGTGAGGGCATGCCAATCGGTTGCAAAGTAACATTAAGAGGTCAACGTATGTTTGAATTCTTAGATAAATTATTTAATGTAGCATTACCTCGTGTAAGGGATTTCCGTGGAGTACCTAAAAAAGGCTTTGATGGTCGTGGTAACTACACACTAGGAATTAAAGAACAACTGATCTTCCCAGAAATTGAGTATGATAAAGTTGATAAAGTTCGAGGAATGGACATTGTAATCGTTACAACTGCAAATACTGACGAAGAGGGCAGAGAATTACTTAGCCTTATGGGAATGCCATTTGTTAAGTAA
- the rplP gene encoding 50S ribosomal protein L16 → MLLPKRVKYRREHRGRMKGEAKGGKEVAFGEYGLQALEPAWITNRQIEAARIAMTRYIKRGGKVWIKIFPSKPVTQKPAETRMGSGKGAPEHWVAVVKPGRIMFELAGVPEETAKEALRLAAHKLPIKCKFVKREEMGGDVNES, encoded by the coding sequence ATGTTGTTACCAAAGCGTGTGAAATATCGTAGAGAACACCGTGGTCGTATGAAAGGTGAAGCTAAAGGCGGCAAAGAAGTTGCATTTGGCGAATATGGCCTACAAGCGTTAGAACCAGCATGGATTACTAACAGACAAATTGAAGCAGCACGTATTGCGATGACTCGTTACATCAAACGTGGTGGTAAGGTTTGGATTAAAATATTCCCATCAAAGCCAGTAACGCAAAAGCCTGCTGAAACCCGTATGGGTAGTGGTAAGGGTGCACCTGAGCATTGGGTAGCAGTTGTAAAACCAGGGAGAATTATGTTTGAACTAGCTGGAGTACCTGAAGAAACAGCTAAGGAAGCACTTCGCCTTGCAGCACATAAATTACCAATCAAATGTAAATTTGTAAAACGTGAAGAAATGGGTGGTGACGTAAATGAAAGCTAA
- the rpsC gene encoding 30S ribosomal protein S3: protein MGQKVSPIGLRVGIIKDWESKWYAGKDYADLLHEDIAIRNYVSEKLKDAATSKIEIERAANRVNVTVYTAKPGMVIGKGGAEVENLRQALAKMTNKKVHININEIKKPELDALLVAESIAQQLERRVSFRRAMKQAMQRSMRAGAKGIRAMVSGRLGGADIARSESYSEGTVPLHTLRADIDYAHAEADTTFGKLGVKVWIYRGEVLPTKNRKSSEGGK, encoded by the coding sequence GTGGGTCAAAAAGTAAGTCCAATCGGATTACGCGTAGGAATTATTAAAGACTGGGAATCAAAATGGTATGCAGGTAAAGACTATGCTGATTTACTGCATGAAGATATAGCAATTCGTAACTATGTAAGTGAAAAGCTTAAAGATGCAGCTACATCAAAGATTGAAATCGAACGCGCTGCAAATCGTGTGAACGTAACAGTTTATACAGCTAAGCCTGGAATGGTAATTGGTAAAGGCGGTGCTGAAGTAGAGAATCTTCGCCAAGCATTAGCGAAAATGACAAACAAAAAAGTACACATCAACATAAACGAAATTAAAAAACCGGAATTAGATGCCTTATTAGTTGCTGAGTCAATAGCTCAACAATTAGAGCGCCGTGTATCCTTCCGTCGTGCTATGAAGCAAGCAATGCAACGCTCAATGCGCGCTGGTGCTAAAGGAATACGTGCAATGGTATCTGGTCGTTTGGGTGGAGCAGACATCGCTCGTAGTGAGAGCTACAGTGAAGGCACAGTACCTTTGCACACACTACGTGCAGACATTGACTATGCACATGCAGAAGCAGATACAACCTTCGGAAAACTTGGTGTGAAAGTTTGGATCTATCGCGGTGAAGTACTTCCTACTAAGAACCGCAAGAGTTCGGAAGGAGGAAAATAA
- the rplD gene encoding 50S ribosomal protein L4, producing the protein MPKVAVYNINGDQVGDIELSEQVFGIEPNQSVLYDAVLMQRASLRRGTHAVKNRSAVRGGGRKPWKQKGTGRARQGTIRAPQWKGGGVVFGPTPRSYAYKLPKKVRRLALKSALSLKVINDEIVVVDQLQFDAPKTKEMIKILNNLNINQKTLVVGNDEDLNIYLSARNIPGVKFVKATGINVLDLVGHDKLIITKDAVSKVEEVFA; encoded by the coding sequence ATGCCTAAAGTTGCAGTATATAACATAAACGGAGACCAAGTTGGCGATATCGAGTTAAGTGAGCAAGTATTTGGTATCGAACCTAATCAAAGCGTACTTTATGATGCGGTATTGATGCAAAGAGCATCATTACGTCGTGGAACGCATGCGGTGAAAAACCGTTCAGCAGTACGTGGTGGCGGTCGTAAGCCTTGGAAACAAAAGGGTACAGGACGTGCTCGTCAAGGAACGATTCGTGCGCCTCAATGGAAGGGCGGCGGCGTGGTATTTGGACCAACTCCACGAAGCTATGCTTATAAATTGCCTAAGAAAGTTAGAAGACTAGCACTTAAATCTGCACTTTCATTAAAGGTAATTAACGATGAAATCGTTGTAGTAGATCAACTACAATTTGATGCACCAAAAACTAAGGAAATGATTAAAATTCTTAACAACCTAAACATCAACCAGAAGACACTAGTAGTAGGTAACGATGAGGACCTAAACATCTACCTATCAGCTCGTAACATTCCTGGAGTAAAGTTTGTTAAGGCTACTGGCATTAACGTATTAGATTTAGTAGGTCATGATAAACTAATCATTACCAAAGACGCTGTATCCAAAGTTGAGGAGGTGTTTGCGTAA
- the rpsS gene encoding 30S ribosomal protein S19, translating into MGRSLKKGPFADDHLMKKVVELNEKNEKKVIKTWSRRSTIFPDFIGHTIAVYDGRKHVPVYVSEDMVGHKLGEFAPTRTYRGHASDEKKSKR; encoded by the coding sequence ATGGGACGTAGCTTGAAAAAGGGCCCATTTGCAGACGACCACTTAATGAAAAAGGTAGTCGAACTAAATGAGAAGAACGAAAAGAAAGTAATTAAGACATGGTCTCGTCGTTCAACAATATTCCCTGATTTTATCGGTCATACAATCGCAGTATATGACGGACGTAAACATGTTCCAGTATACGTTAGTGAAGATATGGTAGGCCATAAGCTAGGAGAATTTGCGCCGACTCGTACGTACAGAGGTCACGCAAGCGATGAGAAAAAGTCTAAACGCTAA
- the rplF gene encoding 50S ribosomal protein L6 encodes MSRTGKKPIDLPSGVELTKGEGTITVKGPKGTLTKPLHPDMIINQEENQILVDRPSDRKDHKSLHGTTRSVIANMVEGVTKGYERNLELVGVGYRAAKQGNKLVLTVGYSHPVEIVAEEGLEIDVPSNTKITVKGIDKEKVGALAANIRSVREPEPYKGKGIRYEGEKVLRKEGKTSKK; translated from the coding sequence ATGTCTCGTACAGGTAAGAAACCAATTGATCTTCCAAGTGGAGTAGAATTAACTAAAGGTGAAGGCACAATTACAGTAAAAGGACCTAAAGGTACTTTAACAAAGCCTTTACACCCTGATATGATTATAAATCAAGAAGAGAATCAAATCCTTGTAGACCGTCCAAGTGACCGTAAGGACCACAAATCATTGCACGGTACTACTCGTAGCGTTATCGCTAACATGGTAGAAGGTGTTACAAAAGGATACGAAAGAAATCTAGAGCTAGTTGGTGTAGGTTACCGTGCTGCTAAACAAGGAAACAAGCTTGTATTAACAGTAGGTTACTCCCATCCAGTAGAAATCGTAGCTGAAGAAGGCTTAGAGATCGATGTACCAAGTAACACAAAGATTACCGTTAAAGGAATCGATAAAGAGAAGGTTGGAGCTTTAGCTGCCAACATTCGTAGTGTTCGAGAGCCTGAGCCATATAAAGGTAAAGGGATTCGTTACGAAGGCGAAAAAGTCCTTCGCAAGGAAGGTAAGACAAGTAAGAAATAA
- the rplV gene encoding 50S ribosomal protein L22, which produces METKAIAKYVRIAPRKVRLVADLIRGKSIGEAISILRHTPKAATVAVEKVVNSAVANAEHNDKMNVDELYISEIRIDEGPTLKRFRPRAQGRASRINKRTSHILVKVSEKKEG; this is translated from the coding sequence GTGGAAACTAAAGCAATTGCCAAATATGTTCGAATCGCTCCTCGTAAAGTTCGCCTTGTAGCAGACTTAATTCGTGGGAAAAGCATAGGAGAAGCAATTTCGATCCTTCGCCATACACCGAAAGCTGCAACAGTAGCAGTGGAGAAAGTTGTGAACTCAGCAGTAGCAAACGCCGAGCATAACGATAAAATGAACGTTGATGAACTATACATCAGTGAAATCCGTATAGATGAAGGACCAACATTAAAACGTTTTCGTCCACGTGCTCAAGGTAGAGCGAGCAGAATCAATAAACGTACTAGCCACATACTAGTAAAAGTATCTGAGAAAAAGGAGGGATAA
- the rpsQ gene encoding 30S ribosomal protein S17, which translates to MTEERNQRKVRIGKVVSDKMDKTIVVAVETYINHPLYKKRIKRTKKFKAHDENNIAKMGDRVKIMETRPLSKDKRWRLVEVVEKAVII; encoded by the coding sequence ATGACAGAAGAGCGCAACCAACGTAAAGTGCGAATCGGTAAAGTCGTAAGTGACAAAATGGATAAAACCATCGTTGTTGCTGTTGAGACTTATATTAATCACCCTCTTTACAAAAAACGTATTAAAAGAACGAAAAAATTCAAAGCACATGATGAGAATAATATAGCGAAAATGGGAGACCGTGTTAAGATAATGGAAACACGTCCACTTTCCAAAGATAAGCGCTGGAGACTTGTAGAAGTCGTAGAAAAGGCAGTAATTATCTAA
- a CDS encoding type Z 30S ribosomal protein S14, producing the protein MAKKSMIVKAKRPQKFKVREYTRCENCGRPHSVLRKFKLCRICFREFAYKGQIPGVKKASW; encoded by the coding sequence GTGGCAAAAAAGTCAATGATTGTGAAAGCAAAACGTCCACAGAAGTTTAAGGTTCGTGAATATACACGTTGCGAAAATTGCGGTAGACCACATTCAGTTTTGCGCAAATTTAAACTTTGCCGTATTTGTTTCCGTGAATTTGCTTACAAAGGGCAAATCCCAGGAGTCAAAAAGGCTAGTTGGTAA
- the rplN gene encoding 50S ribosomal protein L14, giving the protein MIQTQTRLRVADNSGAKELMTIKVLGGSKRKYANVGDIIVCSVKQATPGGVVKKGEVVKAVVVRTRRGVRRNDGSHIRFDENAAVIINDAKNPRGTRIFGPVARELRDGNFMKIVSLAPEVL; this is encoded by the coding sequence GTGATTCAAACACAGACAAGATTACGTGTAGCAGATAACTCTGGTGCAAAAGAGCTAATGACAATAAAAGTTCTTGGTGGTTCGAAGCGTAAATACGCTAACGTTGGCGACATAATTGTATGTTCAGTCAAACAAGCAACACCAGGAGGAGTTGTCAAAAAAGGTGAAGTAGTAAAGGCGGTAGTTGTTCGTACACGCCGTGGTGTCCGTCGTAACGATGGTTCACACATTCGCTTTGATGAGAACGCTGCAGTAATAATAAATGATGCAAAAAACCCAAGAGGTACTCGTATATTTGGACCTGTTGCTCGTGAGTTAAGAGACGGTAACTTTATGAAAATCGTATCACTAGCTCCTGAGGTTCTATAA
- the rplC gene encoding 50S ribosomal protein L3: MKGILGKKLGMTQVFGENGQVFPVTVVEVGPCVVLQKKTMETDGYEAIQIGFGDQKEHRANKPSLGHVKKAGSTPKRFIREVRGVNLDEYEVGKEVTASIFEAGEFVDVTGTSKGKGFQGSIKRHNYSRGPMSHGSHYHRGPGSLGAIDAMRVFKGKPLPGHMGAEKVTVQNLEIVKVDPERNLLLIKGAIPGPKKGQIIIKQAIKSVK; this comes from the coding sequence ATGAAAGGAATCTTAGGTAAAAAACTTGGTATGACTCAAGTATTCGGCGAAAACGGTCAAGTATTTCCTGTGACTGTAGTCGAAGTTGGACCTTGCGTAGTTTTACAAAAGAAGACAATGGAAACTGACGGGTATGAAGCAATTCAAATAGGCTTTGGTGATCAAAAAGAACACCGTGCTAACAAGCCAAGCCTAGGCCACGTTAAAAAAGCAGGATCCACTCCTAAGCGCTTCATTCGAGAAGTAAGAGGAGTTAATCTAGATGAGTACGAGGTAGGCAAGGAAGTGACTGCAAGTATTTTTGAAGCTGGAGAGTTCGTTGATGTAACTGGTACATCAAAGGGTAAAGGCTTCCAAGGGTCAATTAAACGCCACAACTACTCACGCGGACCAATGTCTCACGGATCTCACTATCACCGTGGACCAGGATCACTAGGAGCTATTGACGCAATGCGCGTATTCAAAGGAAAACCATTACCAGGTCATATGGGTGCTGAAAAAGTAACAGTTCAAAACCTAGAGATCGTTAAGGTTGACCCTGAGCGCAACTTACTTCTTATTAAAGGCGCAATTCCAGGACCGAAAAAAGGTCAAATCATAATAAAACAAGCGATAAAAAGCGTAAAATAA
- the rplX gene encoding 50S ribosomal protein L24: MHVKKGDEVVVIAGKDKGKKGKVLTSFPTDAKVLVEGVNMVKKHARASQQNPQGGILNQEAPIHVSNVMLIDPKSGEATRVGKKILSDGKKVRVAKKSGEAIDK; encoded by the coding sequence ATGCACGTTAAAAAGGGCGACGAAGTAGTAGTAATCGCTGGTAAAGATAAAGGGAAAAAAGGAAAAGTATTAACTTCCTTCCCAACTGACGCAAAAGTACTTGTGGAAGGCGTTAACATGGTTAAGAAGCATGCTCGTGCTTCACAACAAAATCCACAGGGCGGAATTTTAAATCAAGAAGCTCCTATTCACGTATCGAACGTAATGTTGATTGATCCTAAGTCAGGAGAAGCAACGAGAGTAGGAAAGAAAATATTAAGTGACGGGAAAAAAGTAAGAGTCGCGAAAAAGTCTGGAGAAGCTATTGACAAGTAA
- the rpmC gene encoding 50S ribosomal protein L29, whose translation MKANDFRNMTTAEIEQKVTSFKEELFNLRFQIATGQLDNPMRIREVRKNIARAKTILKERELGINA comes from the coding sequence ATGAAAGCTAATGACTTTCGCAATATGACCACTGCTGAAATAGAGCAAAAAGTAACTTCTTTTAAAGAGGAGTTGTTCAACCTTCGTTTTCAAATCGCAACGGGGCAATTAGATAACCCTATGCGTATTCGTGAGGTTCGCAAGAATATCGCCCGTGCAAAAACGATTTTAAAGGAAAGAGAATTAGGAATTAACGCCTAA
- a CDS encoding methyl-accepting chemotaxis protein — protein MESRVGNLGVLHKVKIGIKFKILIGVVIALIISPTIALYINRFIQQFDSITGDFSVYIATLINLATVTGLVFILLHFIVLKPINNVLKLVEELSEYNLSDTDISDNQKYANRNDEIGVLISSLMTMKNNFVQIVKEVSEHSKKVEAFSGDLKIVSEKSAMASEEIAKTISEIAGGANNQAKDTEEGAFHINELGELVDNDQLMMTRLNSSVSDVTQSKDAGLKIINELNEKTKASNQITESVSSIIKNTNESTERIVNASQKIKGIADQTNLLALNASIEAARAGEAGKGFAVVAEEIRKLAEQSNQFTDEIAKIILELTDRTRQAMDAIKEMDAIVDSQTKSVEDTNERFKGIANAIEDIKKVIETMNQTKEGMNQKNSEVINIMNNLSAVSEENAAGTEQAAASVEEQKAVMESLLKASLDLSGVAEQMDESISKFKY, from the coding sequence GTGGAGAGTCGAGTCGGTAACTTAGGAGTGCTACATAAAGTGAAGATAGGTATTAAATTTAAGATTCTTATTGGAGTTGTTATAGCTCTTATTATAAGTCCGACCATTGCTTTGTATATTAATCGTTTCATTCAACAATTTGATAGTATCACAGGTGACTTTTCTGTGTACATAGCTACTTTAATTAATCTTGCTACAGTTACAGGACTAGTTTTTATACTTTTGCATTTTATAGTGCTAAAACCTATCAATAATGTTCTGAAGCTTGTTGAGGAATTATCTGAATACAATTTATCGGATACGGATATATCAGATAATCAAAAGTATGCAAACAGAAACGATGAAATTGGAGTACTGATAAGTTCGCTAATGACTATGAAAAATAATTTTGTTCAGATTGTTAAAGAAGTTTCTGAGCATTCTAAAAAAGTGGAAGCTTTCTCGGGAGATTTAAAAATTGTTAGTGAAAAATCTGCGATGGCTTCTGAAGAAATAGCAAAAACAATCAGTGAGATTGCAGGAGGAGCAAACAACCAGGCAAAAGATACTGAGGAAGGTGCATTTCATATAAATGAATTAGGAGAATTAGTTGACAATGATCAACTGATGATGACAAGGTTAAATTCCTCAGTTAGTGATGTCACACAATCAAAAGATGCTGGGTTAAAAATTATCAATGAACTCAATGAGAAAACAAAAGCAAGTAATCAAATAACCGAGAGCGTAAGTAGTATAATAAAAAATACAAATGAAAGTACCGAAAGAATAGTAAATGCTAGTCAAAAAATTAAAGGTATAGCAGATCAAACCAACCTACTTGCCCTCAACGCTTCTATAGAAGCAGCAAGAGCAGGAGAGGCTGGTAAAGGTTTTGCTGTTGTAGCAGAAGAGATAAGAAAGCTAGCAGAGCAGTCAAACCAATTCACCGATGAAATTGCTAAAATAATATTGGAATTAACTGATAGAACAAGACAAGCTATGGATGCAATTAAGGAAATGGATGCTATTGTCGACTCGCAGACGAAGAGTGTAGAAGATACGAATGAGCGATTTAAAGGAATAGCAAATGCCATTGAGGATATAAAAAAGGTAATCGAGACGATGAACCAAACTAAAGAAGGGATGAATCAGAAAAATTCTGAAGTCATCAATATAATGAACAATTTATCAGCTGTTTCTGAGGAAAATGCAGCGGGTACAGAACAAGCTGCCGCCTCTGTCGAGGAACAAAAAGCAGTTATGGAAAGTCTATTGAAGGCCAGTCTTGACTTGTCTGGAGTAGCGGAGCAAATGGATGAAAGTATATCTAAGTTTAAGTATTGA
- the rpsH gene encoding 30S ribosomal protein S8 codes for MTMTDPIADMLTRIRNANTVGHKTVEIPGSNIKKSIAEILKNEGFIRDYEFIEDGKQGIIRAFLKYGPNDEKVITGLKRISKPGLRVYAGKDEMPKVLGGLGIAIISTSNGLVTDKEARKNNVGGEVLCYVW; via the coding sequence ATGACAATGACAGATCCGATTGCAGATATGCTGACTCGCATTCGTAATGCGAACACAGTTGGACATAAAACAGTAGAAATCCCTGGCTCAAACATTAAAAAGAGCATCGCAGAGATTCTTAAGAACGAAGGATTCATCAGGGATTATGAATTTATAGAAGACGGAAAACAAGGTATCATTCGTGCGTTCCTGAAATACGGACCGAATGATGAAAAGGTTATCACTGGTCTTAAGAGAATCAGTAAGCCAGGACTTAGAGTATATGCTGGAAAAGATGAAATGCCAAAGGTTCTAGGTGGACTAGGTATAGCGATCATTTCTACATCTAATGGGTTAGTAACTGATAAAGAAGCAAGAAAAAACAACGTTGGCGGAGAAGTTCTCTGCTACGTATGGTAA
- the rplW gene encoding 50S ribosomal protein L23, with protein sequence MKNPRDIIKKPIITEQSSQLMEANKYTFVVDNRANKTEIKQAIETIFDVKVVNVNTQNVKGKPKRFGRYSGYTSDWKKATITLSEDSKAIEFFEGV encoded by the coding sequence ATGAAAAATCCTCGTGATATTATTAAAAAACCAATCATTACTGAACAGTCTAGCCAATTGATGGAAGCTAACAAATACACATTTGTTGTTGACAACAGGGCTAACAAAACAGAAATTAAGCAAGCAATTGAGACTATCTTTGACGTTAAAGTTGTTAATGTTAACACACAAAACGTAAAAGGCAAGCCAAAGCGCTTCGGAAGATATTCTGGTTACACTAGCGATTGGAAAAAAGCGACGATTACCCTGTCAGAAGATTCTAAAGCAATTGAGTTCTTCGAAGGCGTTTAA
- the rpsJ gene encoding 30S ribosomal protein S10 → MAKQKIRIRLKAYDHQILDQSAEKIVRTAKESGASVSGPIPLPTEKAIYTILRAVHKYKDSREQFEMRTHKRLIDIVNPTPQTVDSLMRLDLPSGVDIEIKL, encoded by the coding sequence ATGGCAAAACAAAAGATTCGTATTCGTTTAAAGGCTTATGATCACCAAATTCTTGATCAATCAGCAGAGAAAATCGTAAGAACTGCAAAGGAATCAGGTGCTTCTGTATCTGGTCCAATCCCACTTCCAACAGAGAAGGCAATTTACACGATTTTAAGAGCGGTGCATAAGTACAAAGATTCTCGTGAGCAATTCGAAATGAGAACACACAAACGTTTAATCGACATTGTTAATCCAACACCACAGACGGTTGATTCTCTAATGAGATTAGATCTTCCATCAGGTGTAGATATTGAAATCAAGCTTTAA
- the rplR gene encoding 50S ribosomal protein L18, whose protein sequence is MAKQAAKTSRQKRQLRIRKTLQGTALRPRLNVFRSGKHIYAQLINDADGATIVSASTVDKELSDVANGGNVEAAQKVGELVAKRAIDKGITKVVFDRGGFLYHGRVKALADAAREAGLEF, encoded by the coding sequence ATGGCAAAACAAGCAGCCAAAACATCTCGCCAAAAAAGACAATTACGTATCCGTAAGACGCTTCAAGGCACAGCTCTTCGTCCGCGCTTGAACGTATTCCGTTCAGGAAAGCACATTTATGCACAATTAATCAATGATGCTGATGGCGCAACAATCGTATCCGCTTCTACAGTAGATAAGGAATTATCAGATGTAGCAAACGGTGGAAACGTTGAAGCAGCTCAAAAAGTTGGTGAGTTAGTAGCAAAAAGAGCGATTGACAAAGGAATTACTAAAGTAGTATTTGACCGTGGAGGTTTCTTATATCACGGCCGCGTTAAAGCTTTAGCAGATGCAGCTAGAGAAGCAGGCCTAGAATTTTAA
- the rplB gene encoding 50S ribosomal protein L2 — protein MGIKKYKPTSPGRRGMSVSDFSEITTDQPEKSLLAPLKSKGGRNNQGKLTVRHQGGGHKRKYRIIDFKRTKDGIPGKVATIEYDPNRTANIALINYADGEKRYILAPKGIKVGDAVMSGPGSDIKIGNALALRNIPVGTVIHNIEMKPGKGGQLIRSAGTSAQLLAKEGDYVTIRLNSGEMRMIHAECRATIGQVGNVDHELINIGKAGRSRWLGKRPTVRGSVMNPVDHPHGGGEGKAPIGRTGPVTPWGKPALGYKTRKKGKSSDKYIVRRRKK, from the coding sequence ATGGGTATCAAAAAATACAAACCGACCTCACCTGGACGTAGAGGCATGTCCGTATCTGATTTCTCAGAAATCACTACAGATCAGCCAGAAAAGTCGCTTCTTGCTCCTTTAAAAAGCAAAGGTGGACGTAACAACCAAGGAAAGCTGACAGTTCGCCATCAGGGTGGAGGACATAAGCGTAAATACCGTATTATCGACTTCAAGCGTACGAAAGATGGCATACCAGGCAAAGTTGCTACAATCGAGTATGATCCAAACCGTACGGCTAACATTGCATTAATTAACTATGCCGATGGAGAAAAAAGATATATCTTAGCCCCTAAGGGTATCAAAGTTGGAGATGCTGTAATGTCAGGACCAGGTTCCGACATCAAGATAGGTAATGCTTTAGCATTAAGAAACATTCCTGTGGGTACAGTAATTCACAACATCGAAATGAAACCTGGAAAAGGTGGACAGCTTATCCGTTCCGCAGGTACATCTGCACAGCTTCTAGCGAAAGAGGGAGACTATGTAACAATTCGTCTTAACTCTGGCGAGATGCGCATGATACACGCAGAATGTAGAGCAACAATCGGCCAAGTAGGTAATGTTGACCATGAGCTTATCAACATTGGTAAAGCAGGTCGTTCACGTTGGTTAGGTAAGAGACCTACAGTTCGTGGTAGCGTAATGAACCCTGTAGATCACCCACACGGTGGTGGTGAGGGTAAAGCTCCAATCGGACGTACAGGACCTGTAACACCTTGGGGTAAACCAGCACTTGGTTACAAAACAAGGAAAAAAGGCAAGTCCTCTGATAAATACATTGTTCGTAGACGCAAAAAATAA